The sequence TGCTGACCGATCGCAACCGCCGCTGGACGGCGCAGATTTCCGCGCTGATCGACGAAGGGCGCGCGCCTTTCGTCGCCGTGGGCACCGGACACCTGGTCGGCAGCGAAAGCGTGGTCGAGATGCTGGGTGAGCAGGGCTTCACCGTCAGGCGCATCCAGTAGTTGCAATAAGCCGCAATCCTGCTAAACGCGCGCCCTTCCTGCCGATGTCATCCCTGGAGGCGCGGCGGAAGTACATTACCGCAATCGAAAGGCATTACTGATGAGCGACGCTCTGAACCTGCCGGCCGAGTTGCGCGAACGGGCTGGCAAGGGAGCCTCCCGTGCGTTGCGACGCGAAGGCCGCGTACCCGCTGTCATTTATGGCGGCAAGGAAGAACCCACTCCCATCCACGTGGAGGAAAAGCTGCTGGTCCAGCAGTTGATGACGGGTCACTTCATGAATTCCATCGTGATGATCGAAGCCGACGGCAAGAAGGTCCGCACCCTGCCCAAGGATGTGTCCCTGCACCCGGTCACCGATCGTCCCGTCCATGTCGATTTCCTGCGCCTTTCGAAGGATGCGAAGATCGAGGTCGCCATCCCGGTCGTCTTCGTCAACGAAGAAGACAGCCCCGGCCTCAAGAAGGGCGGCGTGCTCAACGTTGTCCGTCACGAACTGGAACTGGTCTGCGAAGCGGACAAGATCCCCAGCGAGATCCAGATCGACGTTACCGGCCTGGAAGTTGGCGACTCCATCCACATCAGCGCCCTGACCCTGCCCGAGGGTTCCGAAAGCGCGATCACCGATCGTGACTTCACCATCGCCACCGTGGTTGCTCCGTCCGCGCTCAAGCGCGCCGAGAGCGAAGCCGAGGAAGGCGAAGAGGTCGAAGCGGATGCCGTGCCTGCCACCGAGCAGGGCGAAGACGCCGACGCTGCCGAAGAGCAGGAAGAGAAGAGCGAGTGATGCTGCGCAGCACGCTCGCCTCGCTCGCAGCATTGAGCATGGGGCTGGCCGGGGTTTCGACCCTTGCGCCGGCCCCGGCCGCTGCCCAGCAGGCTGGCGTGCTGCCCAGTGACCCGCAGGATTTCCAGTGCTTCGTGCTGATGCAGCAGCGCCGCTCGCTGCTGATGGCGAACACTACCCTGCCCGCTGCCCAGCGGGTCGATATCCTCAACAACCTGACGATCATCTCGGCCTTCTATGCCGGGCGCATCAGCCACTATTCCTCGGCCGATGCCGTGGCCCAGTTCCGCAGCGCGCAGCAGGCCATCAACGGTGCCTCGCCCGCGCAGCTGGATGAATTCGCCAACGTCTGCGCGAACTTCTACCTGTCGGTGATGCAGATCCTCGACAACACCTCGCGTCAGGCCAACACCGTGCAGCAGGTCCCGCAGACGGGCATTCCGCAGGGTCAGCGTTAAAGGGGAACAACCCCATGCAACTCTGGGTAGGCCTCGGCAATCCCGGACCGCGTTACGCCATGCACCGGCACAATGTCGGCTTCATGGCGTGCGACGTCATTGCCGACATCTACGATTTCGGGCCCACGCAGAAGAAGTTCCAGGGCTGGCTGCAGGAAGGTCGCATCGGCGGCGAGAAGATCCTGCTGCTGAAGCCCGCCACCTTCATGAACGAAAGCGGCCGCAGCGTCGCCGAGGCATTGCGCTTCTACAAGCTGCCGGTGGAGGCACTGACGGTCTTCCACGACGAGCTGGATCTCGCCCCGTTCAAGGTCAAGGTGAAGCAAGGAGGTGGCACCGCCGGCCATAATGGCCTGCGTTCGA is a genomic window of Aurantiacibacter sp. MUD11 containing:
- a CDS encoding 50S ribosomal protein L25/general stress protein Ctc, with translation MSDALNLPAELRERAGKGASRALRREGRVPAVIYGGKEEPTPIHVEEKLLVQQLMTGHFMNSIVMIEADGKKVRTLPKDVSLHPVTDRPVHVDFLRLSKDAKIEVAIPVVFVNEEDSPGLKKGGVLNVVRHELELVCEADKIPSEIQIDVTGLEVGDSIHISALTLPEGSESAITDRDFTIATVVAPSALKRAESEAEEGEEVEADAVPATEQGEDADAAEEQEEKSE
- the pth gene encoding aminoacyl-tRNA hydrolase, producing the protein MQLWVGLGNPGPRYAMHRHNVGFMACDVIADIYDFGPTQKKFQGWLQEGRIGGEKILLLKPATFMNESGRSVAEALRFYKLPVEALTVFHDELDLAPFKVKVKQGGGTAGHNGLRSIDAHLGPDFRRVRIGIGHPGSKDRVTGHVLGNYAKAEQDDLVQMLGAIGSCAEWLAAGDDPRFMSEYALKMQD